aactgcacatggggacaaagattgtacactttggagaaatgtcctctggtctgatggaacaaaaatagaactgtttggccataatgaccatcgttatgtttggaggaaaaatggggaggcttgcaagccaaagaacaccatcccaaccgtgaagcaccggggtggcagcatcatgatgtgcgagtgctttgctgcaggagggactggtgcacttcacaaaatagatggcatcatgaggtaggaaaattatgtggatatattgaagcaacatctcaagacatcagtcaggaacttaaagcttggtcgcaaatgggtcttccaaacagacaatgaccccaagcatacttccaaagttgtggcaaaatggcttaaggacaacaaagtcaaggtattggagtggccatcacaaagccctgacctcaatcgtatagaaaatttgtgggcagaactgaaaaagcgtatgagagcaaggaggcctacaaacccaactcagttacaccagctctgtcaggaggaatgggccaaaattcacccaacttattgtgggaagcttgtggaaggctacccgacacatTTGACCCAACGTGACCCATGCCCCCCTTGCATCCCATACCATCCTGCACCCCAAACCACTCTTCATCCCATACCATCCTGCAtcccataccaccctgcatcccataccatcctgcatcccataccaccctgcatcccataccACCCCCATACCACCCTgccaccctgcatcccataccaccctgcatcccataccaccctgcatcccataccaccataccaccctgcatcccataccaccctgcatcccataccaccctgcatcccataccaccataccaccctgcatcccataccaccctgcatcccataccatcctgcatcccataccaccctgcattccataccaccctgcatcccataccaccataccaccctgcatcccatcaTGGCCAACTAATCGTACCAAGCTTCCAATTGGCACATTCCTCTCCCCGGTAAcaattccccaggtcgttgctgtaaacgagaatgtgttctcagtcaacgtacctggtaaaataaaggtacaataaattGAAAAGCGTAGGCCTCAAGCAGCCAAattcttcaggtctcaggcaaggttatcCCCGGTGAAGACCTGACCATTAGCTGGAGGCATGATGCTTCTCTCTGGCTAGTACTGAGAAGGCTGTTGTCTCCATCATACACCAGGATAATGGAGGTTACCCAGACATAGCAGGCTTACTCTGTGGTCTACTGTAGTCAGAGCATTTCTAGCCTGGTCAAGCTGCTGAAAGCTGGCCTCAGTAGGGGACAGTTATCTGTTCTGCATGTGTCAGATCTAAGAACATATGGAATAGAGAATATGGAGGCATTCTAGAATATAACAATACAATGAGTCATTCTAATGCAGGGACGCTTTTTATTtaaaaacagaaacacaagacaGTTTCCAACATTTCGGCTGTATGCCTTTATCAAAAGCATAAACAATAatgaaataacacaataaaacTAGGTTCCCTCCAACTCACAAACATGACTTCATTGTCCAGAAAGGGGGACACCTCCCCCACACATGAGTTAAACAATGTATCAAATACATGTGTGGTGAACTATATACAGGCGACACTCAAGcaacacatttagttaaacaactagcaacacatttagttaaataactagcaacacatttagttaaATAACTAGCAACATATTTAGTTAAACAACTAGAAACTACACTGAGTTAATCAATTGGCAACTACTGTCAGGCGTGTGCGTACTTGtggtgaagtcaggtgcaggagagcagagaattGTGAACAGGTGCACACGTCATTACGGCAGGAGAGAAATACAGATGGACGCAGCTGCGTCGTTAACCTCCTCCAGCCAACAAGGCAAAGTGTATACCGCGCACAAATGTCACACAACATAAATGTATAGCAAAATAACAAACGCTTAGCCTAGTGCGTACAACACGTAACACACAAataatttcacacaaagacatgagggggaacagaggaatacatacatgtagtgtgattggggaatgaaaaccaggtgtgaatggaacaagacaaaaccaatggataaTTGAagaatggagcggcgatggctagaaagccggtgacgtcgaccaccgaacgccgcccgaacaaggagaggagccgacatcgtcggaagtcgtgacaactacATTTAGTTAAACAATAGCATCTACATTTAGTTCAacaactagcaacacatttagttaaacaaCTTGCAACCACGTTTCTGTACAAAACTATTTGATAGATTTTGAAATAAGAATAACTGCTTCGTGGTCATTCATGTATTGTCATTAATAACTGCTTCATGGTCATTGGTCATTCATGTATTGTTATTCACAGCAGCAATACATTGCAAACAAAACAATAGTTGTTATCTGAAATTAAACAGAAACAGAGCTAAATCACACCCTTTTTCAGTTCCTCTTAGCaacacatttacaaacaaagataTGGGTTAGCGATTAGGTGttgaaaaataaaaacagaatctATTCAAACTTGAGGAAGTAAAAAAATGCATTGGATTTTTTTCTAAGTAGTTGAAAAAGGATCATTTCAGATAATTCCAGAAGAATCAGAAAAAGTACACTCCAGGTAGAATATTTAAAAGAACTTCACCAGAATTGTCGAAACAAATCTCAAATAGTGGTTGACATTTGCACGGAGCACTTTAAATGACAAATGCCATACCTCAACATATGTGTCAACATTACATCTGCATTAGCACAATGTCCTACATTAACCTCTGATGTCACTTCAGTCCACAATGTCCTACAGTACATCAACCTCTGACCTCACGCTTCAGACAGAGGTTTCAGTTTAGCCCACAGTCTGTCCCAGAATTCCTGGTGCTGATGAGGGTCCTGGGGCCAGTCCAGATAGGTCCTGGTCTTCACCAGGCGAGCCAGCCTGTGGTGGGCAGACAGCTGGCGAGGGGGGATCTTCTCCAGGAAGACCAGGAGGAGGATGTCCCTTTGCTCCACCTGCAGCCTGGAGGTGGCCAGCTTCATCTCCAGGGAGCACCAGTTACTGCGCAGGTAGTGGCGGCTGACTAGGCAGAGGGTGTGTCGGCTCCGGTAGAGGCTGTCTGTGATGTTCTCCACAATGTCCTTCCCCAGCTGGAAGTCCCTGCTGTGCAGACAGAGGCGCAGGAAAGGAGGACCCCTCTGCTCCAGGTTGGGTAGCAGCTCCTCCACCACCCAGCACTCGTCCTTCCCGCTATAGGAGACAAACGCATCGTAGTGGTAGCGCCCCCTGGTGTTGGATCGCATGGCCTCCGACAGCCAGCCAAGGGTGATgtggtagagggggaggaggtagggaCCGGCCAGGTTATGGACCAACACCACCAGCATGAAGAACAGGACTCCCAGGCCAGTCGCAGCAAAGAGCACAAAGCCCACCTCTGTTGTGCAGTTGGCTTCTGTGTACTTGACAAAATTAGGTGTGTCTAGTCCATTGTCCGACAAGCATATCAAGTCCTCCAAAGCATACATACCGGTTTTAGCATACGGACTAAGCATGATCACTTCAACCTGCCTGCACCCCTTTGCCCATGTAATGAGCCAAGCATTGTCACAACTGCAAAACATCTGTAAATTATTAAATGTCAAATACTTAAGACTAGAGAGAGGTTCAGTAAAGCTGTAGAATACATTATAAATGTTCTCTATATGCAAATACAATCTTTTCAAAGATTTAAAGTCTTTAGTTAAACTCCCCTCCAAAGAATAAATCCTGCAGTGGTACATTTCCAGAACCTCCAGTTTGGTCAAGTTGTGAAAAATGATGTCGGCAGAACGCTGTGTTAAAAGATCCACCTGTCGTAGAGTCAGTTTCCTCAGGTGAATCAGCTGATTAATTGATGTTAAATCAACCCTTTTAGCTGTAAGCTTAGATATGTAGTCAAATGTCTCCACAGACGTGAAGAACTTTCCCATGAATTCAGATCCACAAAGGAATTCTTCTGCATCAGCATGAAGATCGGTTACAGACTGAAAGAAAGGTCTGTCACAGTCCTCAAATGACACTGTCTGACCTTTGAGCTGGAGACTCAGGTTCTGTTTAGATGTGATGTTACTGCCGATAGTCAACTGCATTGGCCTCATAGCTGAACTAATGTACAGATGAGTCAGCTGACTCAGAATGGCACCAAATATAAGTGTTAGATTCAGCTTGATCACAGGTTCTGTTAGTGGATTGTTCACTTGCCCGAGAAGCACTTGTCTAAGAGACGTGAGGTGTGTGAAAGACATTGCCTCAATGTTGTGAATAAGTGGATTGTTCCTGAGGTCTAACCATGTCAAACTATGTAAACCAAAAAATGTGTTTGCATTTATCTGTGTTATGTTATTTCTTGTAATGTCTAAGGACACCAGATCTGTCAATCCCAGGAAAGCAAAGTCTTCAATGTTTGAAATTATATTATGTGCTAATTCCAAATACTGCAGTTTAACAAAACAGCTAAATTGTTTTGCAAAAAGCATTTGTAGCTTGTTCAACTCTAAAGTCAGTTCTGTTAACCATGTGATTGGTTGTTTTTGGAAAGAGCAAATATCAAGTCTGTTATCTTTCAGGCCATCTATTTTTAATTGCTTAAGGTTTTTGAGACTGGAAATAAAATGCCATTCCAAAAGGGTAGTAGGATGGAAAGTCAAAGGTACACTTAAATACATATATTCTAGCCCAACGCACAGTTCAACACTGGACATAGAGATGCTGCTTGCATTGGCATTGTTTACAAATATTGTCTTGATTGAAAGTAAAAACACTACATTACAGATACTTTCAATATCAATGACATCGATACCAAAGCAACTGAAGACCTGGATTTGCTGAATCCCAGACAGGGGAAGGTGCAGTAGGACTTCCTGGCTGAAATCCCCAGTTAACTTTGTGAGGTTCTGGAGCCAAGCCAGTGCACCTTCCTCTATATGTGTAATTTCATCAAATGATAACTCAACGCTTGCTAGATTTTTAAAAACAGGTATCATGCTTTCGTTGGTGTTTAAGATGGAGCCGTTTGAATTGTTTAACGATCGTATGTTTGGTGCGTCTATTAATAACCTAACAAGTGACTTAATATTCATAATTCTGCATAGTATCTCTGACAAATCCTCTAAACAGGGTTCACTAATGATGAGACTTTGTAACTGAGTCATGCCATGGAAAACATCTGGGGCCATTGCTGATAGTCTATAACCCCATATGGTCAAATTACTCAGCTTGACTAGATCTCTGAATGTATGAGGCCCAATATGACAATCACAGCACCCAGAGCCCGTTCCCCATTTACCTATCAAGTACATATG
The sequence above is a segment of the Salvelinus alpinus chromosome 1, SLU_Salpinus.1, whole genome shotgun sequence genome. Coding sequences within it:
- the LOC139570809 gene encoding toll-like receptor 13, which gives rise to MRAMFSHPAVLFLWIQSASGWMHPKCQIYDSGEDLGDLTTWTCNYLPRHVENYTAACEGVTAIEEDLLGLPPNINTLCISMKHGENRSMSLGFFSQFQDLEYLYIDGCFTQILPSGKIHLPILQHMYLIGKWGTGSGCCDCHIGPHTFRDLVKLSNLTIWGYRLSAMAPDVFHGMTQLQSLIISEPCLEDLSEILCRIMNIKSLVRLLIDAPNIRSLNNSNGSILNTNESMIPVFKNLASVELSFDEITHIEEGALAWLQNLTKLTGDFSQEVLLHLPLSGIQQIQVFSCFGIDVIDIESICNVVFLLSIKTIFVNNANASSISMSSVELCVGLEYMYLSVPLTFHPTTLLEWHFISSLKNLKQLKIDGLKDNRLDICSFQKQPITWLTELTLELNKLQMLFAKQFSCFVKLQYLELAHNIISNIEDFAFLGLTDLVSLDITRNNITQINANTFFGLHSLTWLDLRNNPLIHNIEAMSFTHLTSLRQVLLGQVNNPLTEPVIKLNLTLIFGAILSQLTHLYISSAMRPMQLTIGSNITSKQNLSLQLKGQTVSFEDCDRPFFQSVTDLHADAEEFLCGSEFMGKFFTSVETFDYISKLTAKRVDLTSINQLIHLRKLTLRQVDLLTQRSADIIFHNLTKLEVLEMYHCRIYSLEGSLTKDFKSLKRLYLHIENIYNVFYSFTEPLSSLKYLTFNNLQMFCSCDNAWLITWAKGCRQVEVIMLSPYAKTGMYALEDLICLSDNGLDTPNFVKYTEANCTTEVGFVLFAATGLGVLFFMLVVLVHNLAGPYLLPLYHITLGWLSEAMRSNTRGRYHYDAFVSYSGKDECWVVEELLPNLEQRGPPFLRLCLHSRDFQLGKDIVENITDSLYRSRHTLCLVSRHYLRSNWCSLEMKLATSRLQVEQRDILLLVFLEKIPPRQLSAHHRLARLVKTRTYLDWPQDPHQHQEFWDRLWAKLKPLSEA